One region of Limibacillus sp. genomic DNA includes:
- a CDS encoding aspartate dehydrogenase has translation MTTKPLRVALGGFGAIGQAVGRRLDQGIEGLELVAVSARDHEKAKANMADFKKPVPVLDLEALAGQADVVVECAPAKVFDQLAGSAIEQGRIFVPISVGALLPRMALIDRAKETGAKILVPTGALLGLDAVRAAAEGEIESVRLVTRKPPGGLAGAPHLLENDISVEGLTEAKLVFKGSARDGAIGFPANVNVAAALSLAGIGPDETTLEIWADPSVTRNTHTITLESDSARLTMTIENIPSAENPRTGKITALSVIAALRRLTATLQVGS, from the coding sequence ATGACCACCAAACCGCTTCGCGTCGCCCTGGGCGGCTTCGGCGCCATCGGCCAGGCCGTTGGCCGCCGCCTGGACCAGGGGATCGAGGGCTTGGAGCTGGTCGCCGTTTCCGCGCGCGACCACGAAAAGGCCAAGGCGAACATGGCCGACTTCAAGAAACCCGTTCCGGTCCTGGACCTGGAGGCGCTCGCCGGGCAGGCGGACGTGGTGGTGGAGTGCGCGCCCGCCAAGGTCTTCGACCAACTGGCCGGCAGCGCCATCGAGCAGGGCCGCATCTTCGTTCCCATTTCCGTGGGCGCGCTCTTGCCGCGCATGGCGCTGATCGACCGCGCCAAGGAGACCGGCGCGAAGATCCTGGTGCCGACCGGCGCTCTGCTCGGGCTGGACGCCGTCAGGGCGGCGGCGGAGGGAGAGATCGAGAGCGTGCGGCTGGTGACGCGCAAGCCGCCGGGCGGCCTCGCGGGCGCGCCGCATCTTCTGGAGAACGACATCTCGGTCGAGGGCTTGACCGAGGCCAAGCTGGTCTTCAAGGGCAGCGCGCGCGACGGCGCCATCGGCTTTCCCGCGAACGTCAACGTGGCCGCGGCGCTGAGCCTCGCCGGCATCGGCCCGGACGAGACCACCCTGGAAATCTGGGCCGACCCCTCGGTCACGCGCAACACCCACACCATCACGCTCGAATCGGACAGCGCGCGGCTCACCATGACCATCGAGAACATTCCCTCGGCTGAGAATCCGCGCACGGGCAAGATCACCGCGCTGTCGGTGATCGCGGCCCTGCGCCGGCTCACCGCCACCCTTCAGGTGGGCAGCTGA
- a CDS encoding fatty acid desaturase: MARDGVGATAGTVRGHDVDYSEVRSEMARFKRPNTLLGVALFLFDYGLWVAAIAGVLFLPDLWMKVAAGVAAGFKQATLMVIAHDAGHGNTTTSKKLNRLISILGFMPTLFNYRLWLYDHNKSHHYATNDPHRDLYKPFSKAEFDALPRWRQVLEKVYRTPLGMGLYYLLERFPLFKLFPTRYFPERLHKRAWFHFGLLMVYTVGFVGLLAAAPIYSGTGSLTAVLLGFLLPFYVAVHLFSFTTYMQHSHPEIPWFDSAPDRHLFRQEDISAHIVFPKWYQALSYHIHEHPAHHVNPNIPFYRAGKAQARLNEIMGEQAVSTRWTPGWYLHCMRTCRLYDYENHRWLDWDGTPLTGCLLRPHLQERLAEKAEAQASRTAGAVA; this comes from the coding sequence GTGGCGCGTGACGGCGTCGGCGCGACCGCCGGGACCGTCCGCGGCCATGATGTGGACTATTCCGAGGTGCGCAGCGAAATGGCGCGCTTCAAGCGTCCCAATACCCTGTTGGGCGTCGCCCTCTTCCTGTTCGACTACGGGCTCTGGGTCGCGGCGATCGCCGGGGTGCTGTTCCTGCCCGATCTCTGGATGAAGGTGGCGGCGGGCGTCGCCGCGGGCTTCAAGCAGGCGACCCTCATGGTCATCGCCCATGACGCGGGCCACGGCAACACCACCACCTCGAAGAAGCTCAACCGCTTGATTTCGATCCTGGGGTTCATGCCGACCCTGTTCAACTACCGGCTCTGGCTCTACGACCACAACAAGTCGCACCACTATGCGACCAACGACCCGCACCGCGATCTCTACAAGCCCTTCTCGAAGGCGGAGTTCGACGCGCTGCCGCGCTGGCGCCAGGTGCTGGAGAAGGTCTACCGCACCCCGCTGGGCATGGGGCTCTACTACCTCCTGGAGCGCTTTCCCCTCTTCAAGCTCTTCCCGACCCGCTATTTCCCGGAGCGGCTACATAAGAGGGCCTGGTTCCACTTCGGGCTCTTGATGGTCTACACGGTGGGTTTCGTCGGCCTGCTGGCCGCCGCCCCCATCTACTCAGGGACCGGGAGCCTGACGGCGGTGCTGCTGGGTTTCCTTCTGCCCTTCTACGTGGCGGTGCACCTCTTCAGCTTCACCACCTACATGCAGCACAGCCACCCTGAGATTCCCTGGTTCGACAGTGCGCCGGACCGCCATCTCTTCCGTCAGGAAGACATCTCCGCCCACATCGTCTTTCCCAAGTGGTATCAGGCGCTCAGCTATCACATCCACGAGCACCCGGCCCACCACGTGAACCCCAACATCCCCTTCTACCGGGCGGGCAAGGCCCAGGCCCGGCTGAACGAGATCATGGGGGAGCAGGCCGTCTCGACCCGCTGGACGCCGGGCTGGTACCTGCACTGCATGCGCACCTGCCGCCTCTACGACTACGAGAACCACCGCTGGCTCGACTGGGACGGCACGCCGCTCACCGGCTGCCTGCTGCGCCCGCACCTGCAAGAGCGCCTGGCGGAGAAGGCAGAAGCGCAAGCCAGCCGGACAGCCGGCGCGGTCGCGTGA